From the Leifsonia sp. AG29 genome, one window contains:
- a CDS encoding molybdopterin oxidoreductase family protein, whose protein sequence is MPTATHCPYCALQCAMTVTPVAGGAVPVEVSGRPFPTNRGGLCKKGWTSAELLTTPGRLTTPLVRTDGSLRSATWDEALDLIARTLTGIRATDGPDAVAVFGGGGLTNEKAYLLGKFARVALGTSRIDYNGRFCMSSAAAAGNRAFGIDRGLPFPVADLDGADTILLLGSNVGATMPPFIGHLAGARSAGGLIVVDPRRSQTAQLTAEGGGLHVQPAPGTDLIVLLGLTHIVLAEGLADLAYVAERTTGFDAVRRSVASWWPERVQEHTGVPAAELREVARRLARGRGTYILTGRGVEQHVDGTDTATAAINLALVLGLVGRRGSGYGTLTGQGNGQGGREHGQKCDQLPGYRKITDPAARSHVASVWGVPPESLPGPGVPAVELLGMLGRPGGVRALLVHGSNIVVSGPDAGAIRERLQALDLLVVSDFVLSETAELADVVLPVTQWAEEEGTMTSLEGRVLRRRRSLRPPGGVRSELSILSELAERLGAPSEWPTEPAAVFDELARASAGGLADYSGLSHALLDAEADAADGEAEGAHWPYPAGSRGTPRLFADRFSHPDGRARLVVVRPRELTTASGPGELTLITGRLLEHYQSGAQTRRVPELMAAQPEVKAELHPATAARLGIGEGQPVRVSNDRGEVLATAALTGGIRMDTVFLPFHFAGRQCANLLTEAAVDPLSAMPEFKRTRVTVEPAGVAA, encoded by the coding sequence ATGCCGACCGCGACCCACTGCCCGTACTGCGCCCTCCAGTGCGCCATGACCGTCACGCCCGTGGCGGGAGGAGCGGTGCCGGTCGAGGTGAGCGGCCGCCCGTTCCCCACGAACCGGGGCGGACTGTGCAAGAAGGGCTGGACGTCGGCGGAACTGCTCACCACGCCGGGCCGGCTGACCACGCCGCTGGTCCGCACCGATGGGAGCCTCCGATCCGCCACCTGGGACGAGGCGCTCGATCTCATCGCCCGGACGCTGACCGGGATCCGCGCGACGGACGGCCCGGACGCCGTCGCGGTCTTCGGAGGAGGCGGCCTGACGAACGAGAAGGCCTACCTGCTCGGCAAGTTCGCACGGGTCGCGCTCGGCACCTCCCGGATCGACTACAACGGCCGGTTCTGCATGTCGTCGGCGGCGGCCGCCGGCAACAGGGCGTTCGGCATCGACCGCGGCCTGCCCTTCCCGGTGGCCGACCTGGACGGGGCGGACACCATCCTCCTGCTCGGCTCGAACGTCGGGGCGACCATGCCTCCCTTCATCGGGCACCTCGCCGGCGCGCGGTCTGCCGGAGGCCTGATCGTCGTCGATCCGCGGCGCTCGCAGACGGCGCAGCTGACGGCGGAGGGAGGCGGTCTCCACGTCCAGCCCGCCCCGGGGACCGACCTGATCGTCCTGCTCGGGCTGACCCACATCGTGCTCGCCGAGGGGCTCGCTGATCTGGCCTATGTGGCTGAACGCACGACGGGGTTCGACGCCGTCCGCCGCAGCGTCGCCTCCTGGTGGCCCGAGCGAGTGCAGGAGCACACCGGGGTGCCGGCGGCCGAGCTCCGGGAGGTCGCCCGGCGGCTGGCCCGGGGGCGGGGAACGTACATCCTCACCGGTCGCGGCGTGGAGCAGCACGTCGATGGCACCGACACGGCGACGGCGGCGATCAATCTCGCGCTGGTGCTCGGCCTCGTCGGACGGCGAGGCTCCGGGTACGGGACCCTGACCGGCCAAGGGAACGGCCAGGGTGGCCGCGAGCACGGCCAGAAGTGCGACCAGCTCCCCGGGTACCGCAAGATCACCGACCCCGCGGCGCGTTCGCACGTCGCCTCGGTCTGGGGCGTCCCCCCGGAGAGCCTCCCGGGGCCGGGCGTCCCGGCCGTCGAGCTCCTGGGGATGCTCGGCCGGCCGGGCGGCGTCCGCGCGCTGCTCGTGCACGGGTCGAACATCGTCGTCTCCGGCCCGGACGCCGGCGCGATCCGTGAGCGGTTGCAGGCGCTCGACCTGCTCGTCGTGAGCGACTTCGTCCTCTCCGAGACGGCCGAGCTGGCCGACGTCGTCCTGCCGGTGACGCAGTGGGCCGAGGAGGAGGGCACCATGACGAGTCTCGAGGGGCGAGTGCTGCGGAGGCGTCGATCCTTGCGACCGCCGGGCGGTGTGCGGAGCGAGCTGAGCATCCTCTCCGAGCTGGCCGAACGCCTCGGGGCTCCGTCGGAGTGGCCGACCGAGCCGGCGGCCGTGTTCGACGAGCTCGCCCGCGCCTCCGCGGGCGGCCTCGCCGACTACTCGGGGCTCAGCCACGCCCTGCTCGATGCAGAGGCCGATGCCGCCGACGGGGAGGCGGAGGGCGCGCACTGGCCGTACCCCGCGGGATCCCGAGGCACGCCTCGCCTCTTCGCCGACCGGTTCTCCCACCCGGACGGCCGTGCCCGGCTCGTCGTCGTGCGTCCGCGGGAGCTCACCACCGCCAGCGGACCGGGAGAGCTCACCCTCATCACCGGCCGCCTTCTCGAGCACTACCAGTCGGGCGCGCAGACGCGTCGCGTGCCCGAGCTGATGGCGGCGCAACCCGAGGTGAAGGCAGAGCTGCACCCGGCGACGGCCGCCCGCCTGGGCATCGGGGAGGGACAGCCCGTCCGGGTGAGCAACGACCGCGGGGAGGTGCTCGCCACCGCCGCGCTGACCGGCGGGATCCGGATGGATACCGTCTTCCTGCCGTTCCACTTCGCCGGGCGCCAGTGCGCCAACCTGCTGACCGAGGCCGCCGTCGATCCGCTCTCCGCGATGCCGGAGTTCAAACGCACGCGCGTGACCGTCGAACCGGCCGGGGTCGCGGCATGA
- a CDS encoding FAD-dependent oxidoreductase codes for MTGRGGGMTGRPLRIVVVGYGPVAARFVEELLPAVEEGTVALTVVGAETEDAYNRVLVAEYAVGAADRDRLDVTDTEAARAAGVDIRLGATAVGLDRLKQRIVLAGGEELPYDRLVLATGARAHVPTLGGLERSRRSRGDAPTPEPDRAERPLPSGVVALRDLADARVVTPVVESAGTVVVLGAGVLGMEFALLAAERGAQVFVVHHGAAPMARNLDADGGRMLTRAARARGVAMVAHARAESVSLRADADGEPEFDGLICADGTYVPGDLLVLSCGVGARTELAHAAGLACSAGILVDEELRSWTDPDVFAIGDCAQVALRESVDAGGRVPGAPSGLIGPGWRQAAALAARLSAEARGVSFLGGTTAIAERPAAVMLKAEGVDVVAGGDASTDAWDADAEVSTWIDRARGAYLKTVVRDGALAGFVTVGLPRAGSELTLLFERAASLPAEPAALLRLDAPDAEAAAPTDPAGPEATVCWCNGVTAGRITDAIAAGSDSVECVGKDTRAGTGCGGCRGRIAALLAAAG; via the coding sequence ATGACCGGCCGGGGTGGCGGCATGACCGGCCGGCCCTTGCGCATCGTGGTGGTGGGATACGGTCCCGTGGCCGCGCGATTCGTCGAAGAGCTGCTCCCGGCGGTGGAGGAGGGGACCGTCGCGCTCACGGTCGTCGGTGCCGAGACGGAGGACGCCTACAACCGCGTGCTCGTCGCCGAGTACGCGGTCGGTGCGGCCGATCGGGACCGCCTCGACGTCACAGACACCGAGGCTGCCCGGGCGGCGGGCGTCGACATCCGGCTCGGAGCCACCGCCGTCGGGCTCGACCGGCTGAAGCAGCGGATCGTGCTCGCCGGGGGAGAGGAGCTCCCGTACGACCGTCTCGTCCTGGCGACCGGCGCGCGTGCGCACGTCCCGACCCTCGGCGGCCTGGAGCGCTCGCGCCGTTCGCGCGGGGATGCCCCGACGCCGGAGCCGGACCGGGCCGAGCGACCCCTCCCTAGCGGCGTCGTCGCCCTGCGCGACCTCGCCGACGCCCGGGTTGTGACCCCGGTTGTCGAATCCGCCGGGACGGTGGTCGTCCTCGGCGCGGGCGTGCTCGGGATGGAGTTCGCCCTCCTCGCCGCCGAGCGCGGCGCCCAGGTCTTCGTCGTGCACCACGGGGCGGCGCCGATGGCGCGGAACCTCGACGCCGACGGCGGCCGCATGCTCACGCGCGCCGCCCGCGCGCGCGGGGTCGCCATGGTCGCGCACGCACGCGCCGAGAGCGTGAGCCTGCGGGCCGATGCCGACGGAGAGCCCGAGTTCGACGGTCTGATCTGCGCCGACGGCACGTACGTCCCGGGCGACCTCCTGGTGCTCTCCTGCGGCGTGGGGGCGCGCACCGAGCTGGCCCACGCCGCGGGACTGGCCTGTTCGGCCGGCATCCTCGTCGACGAGGAGCTCCGCAGCTGGACCGACCCCGATGTGTTCGCCATCGGTGACTGCGCGCAGGTCGCCCTTCGCGAGAGCGTCGACGCCGGCGGCCGGGTGCCCGGAGCACCGAGCGGCCTGATCGGGCCCGGCTGGAGGCAGGCAGCCGCTCTGGCCGCCCGTCTGAGCGCCGAGGCCCGCGGCGTGTCCTTCCTGGGAGGGACGACGGCCATCGCCGAGCGGCCCGCCGCTGTGATGCTGAAGGCCGAGGGCGTCGACGTGGTCGCTGGAGGCGACGCCTCCACCGACGCCTGGGATGCGGACGCCGAGGTCAGCACCTGGATCGACCGCGCCCGCGGCGCCTACCTCAAGACGGTCGTCCGCGACGGCGCGCTGGCCGGGTTCGTGACGGTCGGCCTTCCGCGCGCGGGGTCCGAGCTGACCCTGCTCTTCGAGCGAGCAGCTTCGCTGCCTGCCGAACCGGCGGCGCTCCTCAGACTCGACGCGCCGGACGCCGAGGCGGCCGCGCCGACCGACCCGGCCGGTCCGGAGGCGACGGTCTGCTGGTGCAACGGCGTGACCGCCGGCCGGATCACCGATGCCATCGCTGCGGGCAGCGACTCCGTCGAATGCGTCGGGAAGGACACCCGCGCGGGGACCGGCTGCGGCGGCTGCCGCGGGCGGATCGCCGCCCTCCTCGCGGCTGCCGGCTGA
- a CDS encoding uroporphyrinogen-III synthase codes for MTDERAGVVPFRPDQLAGFRIGVTSDRRSADLIDAFERRGASVLHAPTVRMERAEDDAPVIADTQRIIAEKPDVLLATTSYGMRRWFEVADSAGLGEELQRTLAASTILVRGPKARGAVRAAGLDDAGMSDEETTSSLVTKVLAAFTEATTVAVQQHGQSDETQLERLRAAGHRVLTVAPYSWTVADDTDERATRLVEAIAARQLDCVTFTSAPAVDGLFTAALARGRYDEVIDALSHDVVAATVGPVTSAPLIATGIVPLQPDRYRMGALIRLVCEHLEARLTRRVTTRHGEIELRGSLAVVAGTPVRLTPASVSLFRALLSANGAVVSRRQLSVALGEECDEHAMEVSLSRLRQSLGRPGLVATVVKRGYRLDV; via the coding sequence ATGACGGACGAGCGGGCAGGGGTCGTCCCCTTCCGGCCCGACCAGCTGGCGGGGTTCCGGATCGGGGTGACGAGCGATCGCCGGTCGGCGGACCTGATCGACGCGTTCGAGCGGCGCGGCGCTTCCGTGCTGCACGCGCCCACGGTGCGGATGGAGCGCGCCGAGGACGACGCCCCGGTCATCGCCGACACCCAGCGGATCATCGCCGAGAAGCCCGACGTCCTGCTCGCGACCACGAGCTACGGCATGCGCCGCTGGTTCGAGGTGGCCGACTCCGCCGGGCTCGGGGAGGAACTGCAGCGCACCCTCGCCGCGTCGACGATCCTCGTGCGCGGCCCCAAGGCGCGCGGCGCCGTGCGCGCGGCCGGGCTCGACGACGCGGGGATGAGCGACGAGGAGACCACCTCCTCCCTCGTCACGAAGGTGCTCGCCGCCTTCACCGAGGCCACCACGGTGGCCGTGCAGCAGCACGGGCAGAGCGACGAGACGCAGTTGGAGCGCCTCCGCGCCGCGGGGCACCGGGTGCTGACGGTGGCGCCCTACTCGTGGACCGTCGCCGACGACACCGACGAGCGCGCGACCCGGCTGGTGGAGGCGATCGCCGCACGCCAGCTGGACTGCGTCACCTTCACGAGCGCCCCCGCCGTCGACGGCCTCTTCACCGCCGCACTGGCCCGCGGGCGCTACGACGAGGTGATCGACGCGCTCTCCCACGATGTCGTCGCCGCAACGGTCGGGCCGGTCACCTCGGCGCCGCTGATCGCGACGGGCATCGTGCCCCTGCAACCCGACCGATATCGGATGGGAGCGCTCATCCGTCTTGTCTGCGAGCACCTGGAGGCGCGGCTCACGCGCCGCGTGACGACGCGCCACGGCGAGATCGAGCTCCGCGGCAGCCTGGCGGTCGTTGCGGGAACCCCCGTGCGGCTGACCCCGGCGTCGGTCTCGCTCTTCCGCGCCCTACTGAGCGCCAACGGCGCGGTCGTCTCGCGCCGTCAGCTCTCGGTCGCGCTCGGCGAGGAGTGCGACGAGCACGCCATGGAGGTGTCGCTGAGCCGCCTCCGGCAGAGCCTCGGCCGGCCGGGCCTCGTGGCCACGGTCGTCAAGCGCGGCTACCGGCTCGACGTCTGA
- the cobA gene encoding uroporphyrinogen-III C-methyltransferase, translating into MTMTGSVTLVGGGPGDPELLTIAAARALAEADVVLYDRLAPHEVLAELAPQARLVDVGKQPGHHPVPQQEIERLLVDHALGGAAVVRLKGGDPFVFGRGAEEAEACRRAGVPVRVIPGVTSAIAVPGAAGIPVTHRSATRMFTVVSGHAPLSPGELEHLAALDTTIVILMGVTNLPSITAGLARFGMDPEMPVAIIERGFSARQRTTFGDLRTILTEAARAGVGSPAVVVIGEVVRLARDGEASAVATLADAAAAPGT; encoded by the coding sequence ATGACCATGACCGGATCCGTGACGCTCGTCGGAGGGGGCCCGGGCGACCCCGAGCTGCTCACCATCGCGGCCGCCCGCGCCCTCGCCGAGGCCGACGTCGTGCTGTACGACCGGCTGGCCCCCCACGAGGTGCTGGCCGAGCTGGCACCGCAGGCGCGACTCGTCGACGTGGGCAAGCAGCCCGGGCACCACCCCGTCCCGCAGCAGGAGATCGAGCGCCTCCTGGTCGACCACGCGCTGGGCGGCGCCGCGGTCGTGAGGCTGAAGGGCGGGGACCCGTTCGTGTTCGGCCGCGGCGCCGAGGAGGCGGAGGCGTGCCGCCGCGCGGGCGTTCCGGTCCGCGTCATCCCCGGGGTGACCAGCGCCATCGCCGTGCCGGGTGCCGCGGGCATCCCGGTGACGCACCGCTCGGCGACGCGCATGTTCACGGTCGTCTCGGGTCACGCGCCGCTGTCGCCCGGCGAGCTGGAGCACCTGGCCGCGCTCGACACGACCATCGTGATCCTGATGGGTGTCACCAACCTCCCCTCGATCACCGCGGGGCTCGCCCGCTTCGGAATGGACCCGGAGATGCCGGTCGCCATCATCGAGCGCGGCTTCTCGGCGCGGCAGCGGACGACGTTCGGCGACCTCCGCACCATCCTCACCGAGGCCGCCCGCGCGGGGGTCGGGTCGCCCGCCGTGGTCGTCATCGGCGAGGTGGTGCGCCTGGCCCGCGACGGCGAGGCGAGCGCGGTCGCGACCCTCGCGGACGCCGCAGCGGCGCCGGGGACCTGA
- the nirB gene encoding nitrite reductase large subunit NirB, producing MADRTTVIVGGGPAAHRLVDALVARDTQRRHAIVLIAEEPHRPYDRVQLSKRLADTTVDLTLEPASHWDHESVELRTGEAVLAIDRASRTVTTSAGAVVAYDDLVLATGSSAPVPDIPGSHAARVYRTIADVDALVDEIAVLSSRLGRAPRVAVAGGGLLGLEAAGGVASLGAEAVIIHSGGWLMSAQLDEGAGQALGRLIAARGIDLHLGTRPREVVLADTGEVTAVRCADGRTVPADVVVFAIGIRARDELARDAGLATAERGGVIVDEACRTSDPAVWAIGEVAAIDGRTVGLVAPANAMAETVADRLLGGSATFTTIDDATKLKLSGVDVASFGDAFAREPGALEIVYADPARGLYQKLVVSDDAKTLLGGVFVGDAAPYAGLRPLLGRQLDSEPATYLSAAGAEPPAGASLPDDALICSCNNVTAGSVREAVGEGCHDLGELKACTRAGTQCGSCVPLVKKLLETELISAGATVSRALCEHFDLSRQELFESVRVLGLTSWEETVGRLGRGRGCDICKPAVGSILASQHGEYPLDGGRGPLQDTNDRALANMQKDGTYSVVPRIPGGEITPQKLAVIARVAEEYGLYTKITGGQRIDLFGARLEQLPEIWRQLVDAGFESGQAYGKALRNVKSCVGSTWCRYGAQDSVAMAVDLELRYRGLRAPHKFKFGVSGCARECAEARSKDVGVIATEKGWNLYVGGNGGFQPAHAQLLASELDDETLVRYIDRYLMYYIRTADRLQRTARWMEELDGGLDHVRDVVVNDSLGLGAELEAAMAKHIDSYEDEWAATLRDPERLRRFRSFVNAPGTPDPSIARVVERGQPRPASERERAEGAVLVAGATLPVRGREEGR from the coding sequence ATGGCCGACCGAACGACCGTCATCGTGGGCGGAGGGCCCGCGGCCCATCGCCTGGTGGACGCGCTCGTCGCGCGCGACACTCAGCGCCGGCACGCGATCGTGCTGATCGCCGAGGAGCCGCACCGCCCCTACGACCGCGTGCAGCTCAGCAAGCGGCTCGCCGACACGACCGTCGACCTGACCCTGGAGCCCGCGTCGCACTGGGACCACGAGTCGGTCGAGCTCCGCACGGGCGAGGCCGTGCTGGCGATCGATCGCGCCTCCCGGACCGTGACGACCTCGGCCGGCGCGGTGGTCGCCTACGACGATCTGGTCCTCGCCACCGGTTCCTCGGCACCGGTGCCCGACATCCCCGGCTCGCACGCGGCCCGCGTGTATCGCACGATCGCCGACGTCGACGCCCTCGTCGACGAGATCGCCGTGCTGTCGTCGCGGCTGGGGCGCGCGCCCCGGGTCGCGGTCGCGGGAGGCGGCCTGCTGGGTCTCGAGGCGGCGGGCGGGGTCGCCTCGCTCGGCGCCGAGGCGGTCATCATCCACTCGGGCGGCTGGCTCATGTCCGCCCAGCTCGACGAGGGCGCCGGCCAGGCGCTCGGCCGACTGATCGCGGCGCGCGGGATCGACCTCCACCTGGGCACGCGGCCGCGGGAGGTGGTGCTCGCCGATACCGGCGAGGTCACCGCGGTCCGCTGCGCGGACGGCAGGACCGTGCCCGCCGACGTCGTGGTCTTCGCGATCGGCATCCGCGCGCGCGACGAGCTCGCCCGCGACGCCGGGCTGGCGACCGCGGAGCGCGGCGGCGTGATCGTCGACGAGGCGTGCCGGACCTCCGACCCGGCCGTCTGGGCCATCGGGGAGGTCGCGGCGATCGACGGCCGGACGGTCGGCCTGGTCGCCCCGGCGAACGCGATGGCGGAGACCGTGGCCGACCGGCTGCTCGGCGGTTCGGCCACGTTCACGACGATCGACGACGCCACGAAGCTCAAGCTGTCGGGCGTCGACGTGGCGAGCTTCGGCGACGCCTTCGCCCGCGAACCGGGTGCTCTCGAGATCGTCTACGCCGACCCGGCACGCGGCCTGTACCAGAAGCTCGTCGTCAGCGACGACGCGAAGACGCTGCTGGGCGGCGTGTTCGTCGGCGATGCGGCACCGTACGCGGGGCTCCGGCCGCTGCTCGGCCGTCAGCTCGACTCCGAACCGGCGACTTACCTCTCGGCGGCGGGTGCCGAGCCGCCCGCCGGGGCCTCCCTCCCGGACGACGCGCTGATCTGCTCGTGCAACAACGTGACGGCCGGGTCGGTCCGCGAGGCGGTCGGCGAGGGCTGCCACGACCTCGGTGAGCTCAAGGCGTGCACCCGCGCCGGCACCCAGTGCGGCTCGTGCGTGCCGCTCGTCAAGAAGCTGCTCGAGACCGAACTCATCAGCGCGGGCGCGACCGTCTCGCGCGCGCTCTGCGAGCACTTCGACCTCTCGCGGCAGGAGCTGTTCGAGTCGGTCCGGGTGCTCGGGCTCACGAGCTGGGAGGAGACGGTCGGCCGGCTCGGCCGCGGGCGCGGGTGCGACATCTGCAAGCCCGCCGTGGGCTCCATCCTCGCCAGCCAGCACGGCGAGTACCCGCTCGACGGCGGGCGGGGCCCCCTCCAGGACACCAACGACCGCGCTCTCGCGAACATGCAGAAGGACGGGACGTACTCCGTCGTGCCGCGCATCCCCGGCGGCGAGATCACCCCGCAGAAGCTCGCGGTCATCGCCCGGGTCGCCGAGGAGTACGGGCTGTACACGAAGATCACGGGCGGCCAGCGCATCGACCTGTTCGGCGCGCGGCTGGAGCAGCTGCCGGAGATCTGGCGGCAGCTCGTGGATGCCGGCTTCGAATCGGGCCAGGCGTACGGCAAGGCGCTCCGGAACGTGAAGAGTTGCGTCGGCTCCACGTGGTGCCGCTACGGCGCCCAGGACTCCGTCGCGATGGCCGTCGACCTCGAGCTGCGGTACCGCGGGCTCCGCGCACCGCACAAGTTCAAGTTCGGCGTCTCCGGCTGCGCCCGCGAGTGCGCGGAGGCGCGAAGCAAGGACGTCGGCGTCATCGCCACCGAGAAGGGGTGGAACCTCTACGTCGGGGGGAACGGCGGGTTCCAGCCGGCGCATGCGCAGCTGCTCGCCTCCGAGCTCGACGACGAGACGCTGGTGCGGTACATCGACCGCTACCTCATGTACTACATCCGCACCGCCGACCGCCTCCAGCGCACGGCGCGCTGGATGGAGGAGCTGGACGGCGGCCTGGACCACGTGCGCGATGTGGTCGTGAACGACTCCCTCGGCCTCGGAGCCGAGCTCGAGGCGGCGATGGCGAAGCACATCGACTCGTACGAGGACGAGTGGGCGGCCACGCTCCGCGACCCCGAGCGTCTGCGGCGGTTCCGGTCGTTCGTCAACGCGCCGGGCACGCCGGACCCGTCCATCGCGCGGGTCGTCGAGCGCGGACAGCCGCGGCCCGCGTCCGAGCGGGAGAGAGCGGAAGGGGCCGTGCTGGTGGCGGGGGCGACCCTCCCCGTGCGCGGCCGGGAGGAAGGACGATGA
- the nirD gene encoding nitrite reductase small subunit NirD: MTIAQPAELTVPASPDWLRACRVDDLEPAWGEAVLLRGRQIAVFLLSPQEVYAVSHEDPAMGGAPVMARGIVGSKGDRPTVASPLHKEVYDLGTGECFSDPSLLLQTFRTRIVGGFIEIELGA, from the coding sequence ATGACCATCGCGCAGCCCGCCGAGCTCACCGTCCCGGCCTCCCCGGACTGGCTCCGAGCCTGCCGGGTCGACGATCTCGAACCGGCCTGGGGCGAGGCCGTCCTGCTCCGGGGCCGGCAGATCGCCGTGTTCCTGCTCTCGCCACAGGAGGTGTACGCCGTGTCGCACGAGGATCCGGCCATGGGCGGCGCGCCCGTCATGGCCCGAGGCATCGTCGGTTCGAAGGGGGACCGGCCGACCGTCGCGTCGCCCCTCCACAAGGAGGTCTACGACCTGGGCACAGGGGAGTGCTTCTCCGACCCGTCGCTGCTCCTGCAGACATTCCGGACCCGCATCGTCGGCGGATTCATCGAGATCGAGCTGGGCGCCTAG
- a CDS encoding DUF6457 domain-containing protein gives MTDTPEDLDAWVAELASALGLDPAGVPTGLLLDLTRDAAHGVMRPAGPLTTYLVGLAVARGIPPEDAVATARAAIERHRHAE, from the coding sequence ATGACCGATACCCCCGAAGACCTCGACGCCTGGGTCGCGGAGCTGGCGAGCGCGCTCGGCCTCGACCCGGCGGGCGTCCCCACGGGTCTGCTGCTCGACCTGACGCGAGACGCCGCGCACGGCGTGATGCGGCCCGCCGGGCCGCTCACGACCTATCTGGTCGGACTCGCCGTCGCCCGCGGCATCCCGCCCGAAGACGCCGTCGCCACAGCGCGCGCGGCGATCGAGCGGCACCGGCACGCGGAGTAG
- a CDS encoding molybdopterin molybdotransferase MoeA, which yields MIPVDEHRARILDEARPLPPETVPLALAAGRVVGERVHTRWPVPVFDNSGMDGYAVVAADAREGVRLRVVADVPAGSARDPRLGPGEAARIMTGAPLPSDADAVVPLEHTDLGAPATPEPPQWIVVTRAPAPGAHIRRAGDDAPAGALVADTGTELGPWQLSAIASAGRESVRVHRRPRVAVISTGSELVPPASALRRGQIPESNSVLLGAAILEAGADVVSSEVVPDDPDLLRAALGRAQADVIVLSGGASVGALDVVRAVLGRSSVRFDEVAMQPGKPQGFGVDPSGALLLCLPGNPVGVAVSFELFVRPALRRLGGHAGIDRARVELRSAESWQSRRGRLQLVPIVVEGGEARRVFGAGAGSHRVHSLAAADGLAVVPEEVEHVFVGDTLSVMLVGPRAALPPVPPAVSIGG from the coding sequence ATGATCCCGGTCGACGAGCACCGCGCCCGCATCCTGGACGAGGCGCGGCCGCTGCCGCCCGAGACCGTCCCGCTGGCCCTGGCGGCCGGCCGGGTCGTGGGCGAGCGCGTGCACACCCGCTGGCCGGTCCCGGTCTTCGACAACTCCGGGATGGACGGCTATGCCGTGGTCGCCGCCGATGCCCGCGAGGGCGTCCGGCTGCGAGTCGTCGCCGACGTCCCGGCGGGCTCCGCCCGCGATCCCCGGCTCGGGCCGGGCGAGGCCGCCCGCATCATGACCGGCGCACCCCTGCCCAGCGACGCCGACGCGGTCGTCCCGCTGGAGCACACCGACCTCGGCGCCCCCGCGACGCCCGAGCCGCCGCAATGGATCGTCGTCACCCGGGCCCCCGCGCCGGGCGCTCACATCCGTCGGGCGGGAGACGACGCCCCGGCGGGCGCACTCGTCGCCGATACCGGCACGGAACTCGGACCCTGGCAGCTGTCCGCCATCGCCTCGGCCGGACGTGAGAGCGTCCGCGTGCACCGCCGGCCCCGTGTCGCCGTCATCTCCACGGGATCGGAGTTGGTCCCTCCCGCCTCCGCGCTGCGCCGCGGCCAGATCCCCGAATCGAACTCCGTCCTGCTCGGCGCCGCGATCCTCGAGGCGGGCGCCGACGTCGTGAGCAGCGAGGTCGTCCCGGATGACCCCGACCTCCTCCGGGCAGCGCTGGGGCGCGCTCAGGCCGACGTGATCGTCCTCTCGGGAGGGGCGAGCGTCGGAGCCCTCGATGTGGTCCGGGCCGTGCTCGGACGCTCCTCCGTCCGGTTCGACGAGGTGGCGATGCAGCCCGGCAAACCGCAGGGGTTCGGCGTCGACCCGTCCGGCGCACTGCTGCTCTGCCTCCCCGGCAACCCGGTCGGCGTCGCGGTCTCGTTCGAGCTGTTCGTGCGGCCCGCGCTCCGCCGGCTGGGCGGCCACGCCGGGATCGACCGGGCGAGGGTCGAGCTGCGCTCAGCCGAGTCGTGGCAGAGCAGGAGGGGGCGCCTCCAGCTGGTCCCGATCGTGGTCGAGGGCGGGGAGGCGCGACGCGTGTTCGGCGCGGGCGCGGGCTCGCATCGCGTGCACTCGCTCGCCGCGGCCGACGGCCTCGCGGTCGTCCCGGAAGAGGTCGAGCACGTCTTCGTCGGGGACACGCTGAGCGTGATGCTCGTCGGCCCGCGGGCGGCCTTGCCCCCGGTGCCGCCAGCGGTCAGTATCGGAGGATGA